One Variibacter gotjawalensis genomic window, GAAAAGGTGACGGTGCCGGCCGGCCCGATCAACTCGGTCGCCGACGTCTTTGCCGATCCGCACGTCATCGCGCGCGGCATGCAGCTCGCGTTACCGGAGGATAAGGCGAAGAACGGCACCGTACCGGGCGTTCGCTCGCCAATCACCATCGGCGGACGCCCGATGGCGGCTCCGACCGCTTCGCCGCGCCTCGGTCAGCATACCGAGGAAATCCTCCGCGAGATCGGCGAAGCGTAAGGCGCGAATAGAGAGTAGCGAATAGCAAGTAGCTTGATTTCAACTATTCGCTACTCGCTATTTCGCAATTCGCTCAGTCAAACACTTCCGGATTGATCGCATTCTCGCGGTTCGGCTTGCCGTCGAACACCGACAGCACATTCTTCGCCGCCGCGATCGACATACGATCGAGCGACTCTTTCGTTACGCCCGCAAGATGCGGCGCGACGACGCAATTCTTCGCCTTGAGCAGCGGATGATCGACCGGCGCCGGCTCAACTTCGAACACATCGACGCCGGCGCCAGCAATCTTCTCAGCATTCAACGCATCCGCCAGCGCTTGCTCATGCACGATGCCGCCACGCGCCGTGTTGATCAGGATCGCGGTCGGCTTCATCAACGCGATACGCTTCGCGTCGAACAAATTCACGGTTTCGGGATTCTTCGGGCAATGCACCGAGATGAAATCCGCTTCCTTCACGGCCGCATCGAGATCGGTGACCGGCACGCAGCCTGCCGCCTTGATCGCGTCCTGCGAGACGTAGGGATCGTAGACCAGCGTGCGCATCTCGAAGGCAACGCCGCGCTTCGCCGTACGCGAGCCGATGCGGCCGAAGCCGATCACCAGCAGCGTTTTCTCAAACAAATCGGACGGGAAGATGCTGAGATTGTCGCGCCACTGCCCGCTGCGCACGCTCGAGTCGTTCTGCTGATTGCGCTTGGCGAGATGGAACATCATAGAGAAAGCCTGCTCGGCAACCGACGGCGAGTTGGCCGTACCGGCAATCATCAGCGCGATCTTCTTCGGC contains:
- a CDS encoding hydroxyacid dehydrogenase, giving the protein MTVNTRKVLVAQSLSKAGMDILKARGDIEVISFQNAIKPADFHPMLADAEGVILGLTPVKAPEVAVAPKLKVAARIGVGYDTVDVAALTPKKIALMIAGTANSPSVAEQAFSMMFHLAKRNQQNDSSVRSGQWRDNLSIFPSDLFEKTLLVIGFGRIGSRTAKRGVAFEMRTLVYDPYVSQDAIKAAGCVPVTDLDAAVKEADFISVHCPKNPETVNLFDAKRIALMKPTAILINTARGGIVHEQALADALNAEKIAGAGVDVFEVEPAPVDHPLLKAKNCVVAPHLAGVTKESLDRMSIAAAKNVLSVFDGKPNRENAINPEVFD